One segment of Polaribacter huanghezhanensis DNA contains the following:
- a CDS encoding MmcQ/YjbR family DNA-binding protein, translated as MHIEQLREYCISKKGVTEHFPFDDVTLVFKVMGRMFALVGLNHWEKGETNINLKCDPEWAEELRGEYESVNAGWHMSKKHWNTVTLNNDVSDTFAFELIDHSYDLVVKGLTKKLKEELKNS; from the coding sequence ATGCACATAGAACAACTGAGAGAATATTGTATTTCAAAAAAAGGTGTTACAGAACATTTTCCGTTTGATGATGTTACCTTGGTGTTTAAAGTAATGGGGAGAATGTTTGCGTTGGTGGGTTTGAATCATTGGGAAAAAGGAGAAACCAATATCAATTTAAAATGCGATCCAGAATGGGCAGAGGAGTTGCGTGGCGAATACGAAAGTGTAAATGCAGGTTGGCACATGAGTAAAAAACATTGGAATACCGTTACTTTAAACAACGATGTTTCTGATACTTTTGCTTTTGAATTGATAGATCATTCGTATGATTTGGTTGTAAAAGGATTGACAAAAAAGTTGAAAGAGGAACTGAAAAACAGCTAA
- a CDS encoding AraC family transcriptional regulator, with protein MKVLPFKIPKLKDVSLIYQEDKGKILYDKLHQHEEIQLCAIVKGEGSIVVGDSINEYKSGDILIIGSNLPHVFKSDTSTWKTTFMQTLFFTKTSFGEHFFELGDFKEIQQIFTMSASGGILTSNKNVVLELFQQLKKASNLQRFILFLTIIRELLKADIQPLSTFIYPKKYSDNEGKRMSNIMEFTMNNYQKEISLHSIAEISYMTPNAFCRYFKQRTNKTYFQFLIEVRIENACRLLKNKDLLITEISEKSGFKNISNFNRKFKENKGITPSNYRSLH; from the coding sequence ATGAAAGTTTTACCATTTAAAATTCCAAAACTAAAAGATGTTTCTTTAATTTATCAAGAAGATAAAGGAAAAATCTTGTACGATAAATTGCATCAACATGAAGAAATTCAGTTGTGTGCAATTGTAAAAGGCGAAGGAAGTATTGTCGTTGGAGATTCTATTAACGAATACAAATCTGGAGATATTTTAATTATCGGAAGTAATTTACCGCATGTTTTTAAAAGTGATACTTCTACTTGGAAAACCACGTTTATGCAAACCTTATTTTTCACAAAAACATCTTTTGGTGAACACTTTTTTGAGTTGGGAGATTTTAAAGAAATTCAACAAATATTTACGATGAGTGCATCTGGCGGAATTTTAACTTCCAATAAAAATGTTGTTTTAGAATTGTTTCAGCAGCTTAAAAAAGCATCAAACTTACAGCGATTTATTTTATTTTTAACGATTATTCGAGAATTGTTAAAAGCCGACATACAACCGCTTTCTACGTTTATTTATCCAAAAAAATATTCTGATAACGAAGGTAAACGCATGAGCAACATCATGGAATTTACCATGAACAATTATCAGAAAGAAATTAGTTTACACAGCATTGCCGAAATTTCTTATATGACGCCAAATGCCTTTTGTAGGTATTTTAAACAACGAACCAACAAGACGTATTTTCAGTTTTTGATTGAAGTTAGAATAGAAAACGCGTGTAGATTATTAAAAAATAAAGATTTGTTGATTACAGAAATTTCTGAAAAATCTGGCTTTAAAAATATTTCTAATTTTAATAGAAAGTTTAAAGAGAATAAAGGAATTACGCCTTCTAACTATAGAAGTTTGCATTAG
- a CDS encoding dihydrodipicolinate synthase family protein — translation MSIQWNGVMPAVTTKFSDDDTLDLVNFEVNIKAQLEAGVNGIILGGTLGEASTLTAGEKKILIEKTVEIVKGKVPVIINIAEQSTKDAIEAARLAKEYGAQGLMMLPPMRYKADDRETVTYFKKVANSTSLPIMIYNNPVDYGIEVTLDMFAELAECKNIEAVKESTRDISNMSRFRNRFGNRFAILCGVDTLALEYILMGADGWVAGLVCAFPAETVAICNLAKAGRTQEAIEIYRWFLPILELDINTKLVQNIKLAEVATGIGTENVREPRLPLIGAERKRVLAIIENGLKTRPTLPAYKNL, via the coding sequence ATGAGTATACAATGGAATGGTGTGATGCCAGCAGTAACAACTAAATTTTCTGATGATGATACCTTAGATTTGGTAAATTTTGAAGTAAACATTAAAGCGCAATTAGAAGCTGGAGTTAATGGAATTATTTTAGGCGGAACATTAGGAGAAGCAAGTACTTTAACAGCAGGCGAAAAGAAAATTTTAATAGAAAAAACGGTAGAAATTGTAAAAGGAAAAGTTCCTGTAATTATCAACATTGCAGAACAATCTACAAAAGACGCCATTGAAGCTGCTCGTTTAGCAAAAGAATATGGAGCGCAAGGATTAATGATGTTGCCTCCAATGCGTTACAAAGCAGATGACAGAGAAACAGTAACCTACTTTAAAAAAGTAGCAAATAGCACTTCGTTGCCAATTATGATTTATAACAATCCTGTAGATTATGGAATTGAAGTTACCTTAGATATGTTTGCCGAGTTGGCTGAGTGTAAAAATATTGAAGCTGTAAAAGAATCAACCAGAGATATTTCTAATATGTCAAGATTTCGAAACCGTTTTGGTAACCGTTTTGCCATTTTATGTGGTGTAGATACGTTGGCATTAGAATACATTTTAATGGGTGCAGATGGTTGGGTTGCAGGCTTAGTATGTGCTTTTCCAGCAGAAACTGTTGCCATTTGCAACTTAGCAAAAGCAGGAAGAACTCAAGAAGCAATTGAAATTTATCGATGGTTTTTGCCTATATTAGAGTTAGATATAAACACTAAATTAGTGCAGAATATTAAGTTGGCAGAAGTAGCAACAGGAATTGGAACAGAAAATGTTAGAGAGCCACGTTTGCCTTTGATTGGAGCAGAACGAAAACGTGTATTGGCAATTATTGAAAATGGATTAAAAACAAGACCAACATTGCCAGCGTATAAAAATTTATAA
- a CDS encoding DUF1272 domain-containing protein, with amino-acid sequence MLEIRPTCEHCNKSLPFDSQEAMICTFECTFCKDCVDSVLQHVCPNCGGNFTKRPIRPKTLLEKYPTATKIIHKPVDIATHLKIIG; translated from the coding sequence ATGTTAGAAATTAGACCAACATGCGAACATTGTAACAAATCATTGCCATTTGATTCTCAAGAGGCAATGATTTGTACGTTTGAATGTACCTTTTGTAAAGACTGTGTAGATTCAGTTTTACAGCATGTTTGTCCAAATTGTGGTGGTAATTTTACAAAACGACCAATTAGACCAAAAACACTATTAGAAAAATATCCAACAGCAACAAAAATTATTCACAAACCTGTTGATATAGCAACACATTTAAAAATAATTGGTTAA
- a CDS encoding M61 family metallopeptidase, which produces MKVDLKQKFKVVLVFILLTTINVFAQQKPAFSYTVSFPDTKSKSYHVELNTSGWNQNSVQFKMPRWMPGYYQIMDYGKNVYNISAIDNEKNALSLKQIDDSTWEISGVKNQSFKIMYDVKTTRKFVAMSFVDENHGYLIGGNSFLYVDGFINEPVRVKVLKKTTWSKIATGLELVKGTSNEFIASDFDILYDSPILIGDLEELQSFKVYGVEHHFIGYKMGDFDKKEFIKNLQSVVKSAADIIGDIPFKKYTFIAIGPGRGGIEHLNNTTVSFDGSQLKTKAGMNKMMNFLAHEYFHHYNVKRIRPIEVGPFDYAKGSKTNLLWISEGLSVYYEYLMVKRAGLSSDKMLFQNFENNINTFENNPGRKLQSLTQASYETWKDGPMGNFRKGETISYYEKGPIVGLLLDFAIRNATENKKSLDDVMRFLYREYYKKKQRGFSDAEFQQACETIAGASLKAFFEYIYTTKELDYKTYLSFGGLKLEFKTNEIDKKKEFTLSKIENPTGLQQKILKSWLGE; this is translated from the coding sequence ATGAAAGTAGATTTAAAACAGAAATTTAAAGTAGTTTTAGTATTCATATTATTAACAACTATAAATGTTTTCGCCCAGCAAAAACCTGCTTTTTCTTATACAGTTTCTTTTCCGGATACAAAATCAAAATCGTATCATGTAGAATTAAACACGTCTGGCTGGAATCAAAATTCCGTTCAATTTAAAATGCCAAGATGGATGCCTGGATATTATCAAATCATGGATTATGGTAAAAATGTGTACAATATTTCTGCTATCGATAATGAAAAAAATGCACTTTCTTTAAAACAAATAGACGACAGTACTTGGGAAATTAGTGGAGTTAAAAACCAATCATTTAAAATAATGTATGATGTAAAAACGACTCGAAAATTTGTGGCTATGAGTTTTGTTGATGAAAATCATGGATACTTAATTGGTGGAAATTCGTTTTTGTATGTAGATGGTTTTATAAACGAACCAGTCCGTGTAAAAGTTTTAAAAAAAACTACTTGGAGCAAAATTGCAACAGGTTTAGAATTGGTAAAAGGAACTTCAAATGAATTTATTGCTTCAGATTTTGATATTCTTTATGACAGCCCTATTCTTATTGGAGATTTAGAAGAATTACAATCGTTTAAAGTGTACGGAGTTGAACATCATTTTATTGGTTATAAAATGGGAGATTTTGATAAAAAGGAATTTATTAAAAATCTACAATCAGTAGTAAAATCAGCCGCAGATATTATTGGAGATATCCCTTTTAAAAAATATACATTTATAGCAATTGGACCAGGAAGAGGAGGTATTGAACATTTAAATAACACCACAGTTAGTTTTGATGGAAGTCAACTTAAAACAAAAGCTGGAATGAATAAAATGATGAACTTTTTGGCGCACGAATACTTTCATCATTATAATGTAAAACGAATAAGACCAATAGAAGTTGGTCCATTTGATTATGCTAAAGGAAGCAAAACAAATCTACTTTGGATTAGTGAAGGACTTTCTGTGTATTATGAATATTTAATGGTAAAAAGAGCAGGGCTTTCTAGTGATAAAATGTTGTTTCAAAACTTTGAAAACAATATCAACACTTTTGAAAATAATCCAGGAAGAAAGCTTCAATCATTAACTCAAGCAAGTTACGAAACATGGAAAGATGGACCGATGGGGAATTTTCGAAAAGGAGAGACAATTTCTTATTATGAAAAAGGACCAATTGTTGGGTTGTTGTTAGATTTTGCAATTAGAAATGCTACCGAAAATAAAAAATCACTCGATGATGTAATGCGCTTTTTGTATAGGGAGTATTACAAGAAAAAACAAAGGGGTTTTAGTGATGCAGAGTTTCAACAAGCTTGTGAAACCATTGCGGGGGCTTCATTAAAAGCATTTTTTGAATATATTTATACAACTAAAGAATTAGATTATAAAACATATTTAAGTTTTGGAGGTTTAAAATTAGAATTTAAAACCAATGAAATTGATAAAAAGAAAGAGTTTACTTTAAGTAAAATAGAAAACCCAACGGGTTTACAGCAAAAAATATTAAAATCATGGTTAGGTGAATAG
- a CDS encoding aldehyde dehydrogenase (NADP(+)) codes for MITGKNYIGNQLSAIGTKTYTTFNPQTNTENTTVFTEANSDEINQAAELATAAFQTYSKKTGKEKAAFLRAIAEEIEALGDKLVEVYTLESGLPEGRAKGERSRTVGQLRAFAAHVEESSWVEATIDTAQPERKPMPKGDLRKMYIPLGPIVVFGASNFPLAYSTAGGDTAAALGAGCPVIVKSHPMHAGTGELVASAVIKAAKKTGMPNGVFSNLNSSGIEVGQELVKHPKVKGVGFTGSIRGGRALFDLAGQRPEPIPVFAEMGSINPVVFLPEALKEKATDWAKKYASSITLGSGQFCTNPGLLIGVKGNGLNQFAQTLAEEIVKIEPTCMLHPNIVGAYNSNKSKAIAQDGIKILADFSGDIKSNYGRQIVSKVDGKIFLENPTLHHEVFGPFSLIVECENETQLEEVLNKLEGQLTGTIVATDTELVSNAGIVSAMQNRVGRIIFNGVPTGVEVCPSMQHGGPYPASTDSRFTAVGVDSIKRWIRPFSFQSWPNDLLPNELKNENPLGILRNVNGIKTTDKI; via the coding sequence ATGATCACAGGAAAAAATTATATTGGAAATCAACTTTCCGCAATAGGAACTAAAACGTACACCACGTTTAATCCACAAACAAATACAGAAAATACAACTGTTTTTACAGAAGCAAATTCTGATGAAATCAACCAAGCCGCAGAATTAGCAACAGCAGCATTTCAAACCTATTCTAAAAAAACAGGTAAAGAAAAAGCAGCTTTTTTAAGAGCTATTGCAGAAGAAATTGAAGCCTTGGGCGATAAATTAGTTGAAGTGTATACTCTAGAGAGTGGATTGCCCGAAGGACGAGCAAAAGGAGAGCGTAGCAGAACAGTTGGACAATTAAGAGCTTTTGCGGCTCATGTTGAAGAAAGTTCTTGGGTAGAAGCAACAATTGATACTGCACAACCAGAAAGAAAACCAATGCCGAAAGGAGATTTACGTAAAATGTATATTCCTTTAGGACCAATTGTAGTTTTTGGTGCAAGTAATTTTCCGTTAGCGTATTCTACTGCTGGTGGAGATACTGCTGCAGCTTTGGGAGCAGGTTGTCCGGTAATTGTAAAATCGCATCCAATGCACGCAGGAACTGGAGAATTAGTTGCGTCGGCCGTAATAAAAGCTGCTAAAAAAACAGGAATGCCAAACGGCGTATTTTCTAATTTAAATAGTAGCGGAATTGAAGTTGGACAAGAATTAGTAAAACATCCAAAGGTAAAAGGAGTTGGATTTACAGGTAGTATTCGAGGAGGAAGAGCGCTATTTGATTTAGCGGGACAAAGACCTGAACCAATTCCGGTTTTTGCAGAAATGGGTAGTATCAATCCAGTCGTATTTTTACCAGAAGCTTTAAAGGAAAAAGCTACAGATTGGGCAAAAAAATATGCGAGTTCAATTACTTTGGGTTCAGGTCAATTCTGCACAAACCCAGGTTTGTTAATTGGAGTTAAAGGAAATGGATTGAATCAATTTGCTCAAACCTTAGCAGAAGAAATTGTAAAAATTGAACCAACTTGTATGTTACATCCAAATATTGTTGGAGCGTACAATAGCAATAAATCAAAAGCAATTGCTCAAGATGGAATTAAAATATTAGCAGATTTTTCCGGAGATATTAAAAGCAACTATGGACGTCAAATAGTTTCTAAGGTTGATGGAAAAATATTTTTAGAAAACCCAACATTACATCACGAAGTTTTTGGGCCTTTTTCTCTGATTGTTGAATGTGAAAATGAAACACAATTAGAAGAAGTTTTAAATAAATTAGAAGGACAATTAACAGGTACAATTGTAGCAACAGATACTGAACTAGTTTCAAATGCAGGAATTGTATCAGCAATGCAAAATAGAGTTGGAAGAATTATTTTTAATGGTGTTCCAACAGGAGTAGAGGTGTGTCCTTCGATGCAACACGGTGGCCCATATCCAGCATCAACAGATTCGAGATTTACTGCAGTTGGAGTAGATTCCATCAAACGTTGGATTAGACCATTTAGTTTTCAATCTTGGCCAAATGATTTGTTGCCAAATGAACTAAAAAATGAAAATCCGCTTGGAATTTTAAGAAACGTCAACGGAATAAAAACTACTGATAAAATATAG
- a CDS encoding DUF885 domain-containing protein, giving the protein MKIFKLFGLVLLISFSACKKISSSDQLNNIIKEYEKPREYEFNRYESVENTIKYYQSEADFAANLKEKLAAVSVEGLSETDKISKELLLFVLQDKIDTQTYKMYLNPITNESAFHLNLSRMANRNFKNKAQVIGYLNQLNELPKRVDYNLNLLRAGVKEGISQPKAVFYKYENTYNKHIVADVTKSEFYAPFHKLPTSFSSALKDSIIAVAKISVQKNAIDQYKKIKTFFEKEYFPNTRKGLGVSTTPNGKKFYQNRINFYTTSTKYTAEDIHQIGLKEVARIKAEMQQIIKNLGFKGSFADFLKFLRTDEQFYAKTPKELIMFARDIAKRIDAELPKFFKTLPRKPYGVVPVPAAIAPNYTGGRYSGSRSETSAGFYWVNTYNLPSRTLYTIPALTAHEAVPGHHLQMSLNNELPKTIPQFRRNLYLSAFGEGWGLYSEYLADEMGIYTTPYEKFGQLTYEMWRACRLVVDTGVHVKGWTRQEMIDYMASNTALSMHEVTTETDRYISWPGQALSYKMGELKIREMRKKAEAELGEKFNIRDFHEVILEEGTVTLSILENRILNYIDAKKNE; this is encoded by the coding sequence ATGAAAATATTCAAACTCTTTGGGCTTGTCCTTTTAATAAGTTTTTCGGCTTGTAAAAAAATTTCGTCAAGTGATCAATTAAATAACATCATTAAAGAATATGAGAAGCCCAGAGAGTATGAGTTTAATAGATATGAATCTGTAGAAAATACCATTAAATATTATCAATCAGAAGCTGATTTTGCTGCAAATTTAAAAGAAAAACTAGCTGCTGTTTCTGTGGAAGGTTTGTCTGAAACGGATAAAATATCCAAAGAATTATTATTGTTTGTTTTGCAAGATAAAATAGATACGCAGACGTATAAAATGTATTTAAACCCGATTACAAACGAGTCTGCTTTTCATTTAAATTTGAGTAGAATGGCAAACAGAAATTTTAAAAACAAAGCTCAAGTTATTGGTTATTTAAACCAATTAAATGAGTTGCCAAAGCGAGTAGATTACAATTTAAACCTGTTAAGAGCTGGAGTTAAAGAAGGCATTTCGCAACCAAAAGCGGTTTTTTATAAGTACGAAAACACCTACAACAAACATATTGTGGCTGATGTAACGAAGAGCGAGTTTTATGCGCCATTTCACAAATTACCAACATCATTTTCGTCTGCTTTAAAAGATTCTATCATTGCAGTAGCAAAAATAAGTGTTCAAAAAAACGCCATAGATCAGTATAAAAAAATTAAAACTTTTTTTGAAAAGGAATACTTTCCGAATACTAGAAAAGGTTTAGGAGTTTCTACCACTCCAAACGGAAAAAAATTTTATCAAAATCGCATTAATTTTTACACCACAAGTACCAAATATACGGCAGAAGATATCCATCAAATCGGATTGAAAGAAGTGGCTAGAATTAAAGCAGAAATGCAACAAATAATTAAAAATTTAGGTTTTAAAGGTTCGTTTGCAGATTTTTTAAAATTCTTAAGAACTGATGAGCAATTCTATGCAAAAACTCCGAAAGAATTAATCATGTTTGCAAGAGACATTGCAAAAAGAATTGATGCAGAATTGCCTAAGTTTTTTAAAACTTTACCTAGAAAACCGTATGGTGTTGTGCCTGTTCCTGCTGCAATTGCACCAAATTATACTGGCGGAAGATATTCGGGCTCTAGAAGTGAAACTTCGGCAGGTTTTTATTGGGTAAACACCTATAATTTACCAAGCAGAACATTGTATACAATTCCGGCTTTAACAGCACATGAAGCAGTCCCGGGACATCATTTACAAATGTCTTTGAATAACGAATTGCCAAAAACAATTCCGCAATTTAGAAGAAATTTATATTTATCAGCATTTGGAGAAGGTTGGGGATTGTATTCAGAATATTTAGCAGACGAAATGGGTATTTATACAACTCCGTATGAAAAATTTGGACAATTAACGTATGAAATGTGGCGCGCTTGTAGATTGGTGGTTGATACCGGAGTGCATGTAAAAGGTTGGACACGTCAAGAAATGATAGATTATATGGCATCAAATACGGCTTTATCGATGCATGAAGTTACCACAGAAACAGATCGTTATATTTCTTGGCCAGGACAAGCATTATCGTATAAAATGGGAGAACTTAAAATTCGTGAAATGCGAAAAAAAGCGGAAGCTGAATTAGGAGAAAAGTTTAATATTAGAGATTTTCACGAAGTGATTCTAGAAGAAGGAACCGTTACCTTATCCATTTTAGAAAATAGAATACTTAATTATATTGATGCTAAAAAAAATGAGTAG
- a CDS encoding 4-hydroxyproline epimerase has translation MSRKTFFCVDAHTCGNPVRVVAGGGPNLVGKNMSEKRQHFIKEYDWIRKGLMFEPRGHDMMSGSILFPPHNPENDFAILFIETSGCLPMCGHGTIGAITIAIEEGLIMPKVSGKIKMEAPAGLVHIEYGQTGKKVDWVKLTNVKSYLAAENLTVDCPELGEISFDVAYGGNYYAIVDPQKNFSGVHDFTASKIIQYSQVVRDRIKEKYSNQFIHPENDTIRDVTHLLWSGDPIDPTSSGRNAVFYGDKAIDRSPCGTGTSARLAQLYAKGKLKKGEQFIHESFIGSKFIGCVEEETTLDGKLAIIPSVQGWAKIYGYNTIIIDDEDDPYAHGFQVI, from the coding sequence ATGAGTAGAAAAACATTTTTTTGTGTGGATGCACATACTTGCGGAAACCCAGTAAGAGTTGTTGCTGGTGGGGGACCAAATTTGGTTGGTAAAAACATGAGCGAAAAGCGTCAGCATTTTATAAAAGAATACGATTGGATCAGAAAAGGGTTGATGTTTGAACCACGCGGACACGATATGATGAGTGGAAGTATTTTATTTCCACCGCACAATCCAGAAAATGATTTTGCTATTTTATTTATAGAAACTTCGGGTTGTTTGCCAATGTGTGGACACGGAACAATTGGTGCAATTACCATCGCAATTGAAGAAGGGTTAATCATGCCAAAAGTTTCTGGAAAAATTAAAATGGAAGCGCCAGCTGGTTTGGTACATATTGAATACGGACAAACAGGTAAAAAAGTAGATTGGGTAAAATTAACCAATGTAAAAAGTTATTTAGCCGCAGAAAATTTAACGGTTGATTGCCCTGAATTAGGAGAAATATCGTTTGATGTAGCTTATGGTGGAAATTATTACGCCATTGTAGACCCTCAGAAAAACTTTTCTGGAGTACACGATTTTACAGCTTCAAAAATTATTCAATATTCTCAAGTTGTTCGAGATCGAATTAAAGAAAAATATTCAAATCAATTTATCCATCCAGAAAACGACACGATTAGAGATGTAACACATTTATTGTGGTCAGGAGACCCAATTGATCCAACATCATCCGGAAGAAATGCTGTTTTTTATGGCGATAAAGCTATTGATAGAAGTCCGTGCGGAACAGGAACATCTGCAAGATTAGCGCAATTATATGCCAAAGGAAAATTAAAAAAAGGAGAACAATTTATCCACGAGAGTTTTATTGGTAGCAAATTTATTGGTTGTGTAGAAGAGGAAACAACTTTAGATGGAAAATTAGCAATTATTCCAAGTGTTCAAGGTTGGGCAAAAATTTATGGATATAACACGATTATTATTGATGATGAAGATGATCCGTATGCACACGGATTTCAAGTGATATAA
- a CDS encoding NAD(P)/FAD-dependent oxidoreductase — translation MKNCIIIGGGIIGLSTAYYLQKEGHQVTVIDKSDFTSGASYVNAGYITPSHFISLASPGIITQGIKWMFNASSPFYVKPSLDLDFLKWGLAFKKSATAKKVEKSIPVIKDINLLGRDLYEALKASGDFNFHYQRKGLLVYYQSDKVGEHEWKIGQRGIHEGLGVQNLSLEGIKKMEPNIDLNVKGAVYFDCDAHMTPTDFMPEMVSYLKSKGVKILANEEVKDVVVVNETIKSVITNRARYEADEIVMAAGSWSPLLSKKLGIKILIQAGKGYRINVERETNITIPSILCEANVAVTPMSGFTRFAGTMEIGGINHKINPVRVNAIATAAQKFYNNLEITEQEKNEAQCGLRPCSPDGLPYIGKSSKCKNLTIAAGHAMMGWSLGPATGKLVSEIISDKKTSLDLNPFHPDRKF, via the coding sequence ATGAAAAATTGTATCATCATCGGCGGTGGAATTATAGGCTTAAGTACCGCTTATTATCTTCAAAAAGAAGGGCATCAGGTTACGGTAATCGATAAATCAGATTTTACAAGTGGCGCATCTTATGTAAATGCAGGTTATATTACTCCGAGTCACTTTATTTCGTTGGCTTCTCCAGGGATTATTACACAAGGGATTAAATGGATGTTTAATGCATCGAGCCCTTTTTATGTAAAACCGAGCTTAGATCTTGATTTTTTAAAGTGGGGTTTGGCTTTCAAAAAATCTGCAACAGCAAAAAAAGTTGAAAAATCCATTCCCGTTATAAAAGATATCAATTTGCTTGGAAGAGATTTATATGAAGCACTAAAAGCTTCGGGTGATTTTAACTTTCATTACCAACGCAAAGGATTATTAGTGTACTATCAATCAGATAAAGTAGGTGAGCACGAGTGGAAAATTGGACAAAGAGGAATTCATGAAGGTTTAGGAGTGCAAAATTTATCTTTAGAAGGGATTAAAAAAATGGAACCAAATATAGATTTAAATGTAAAAGGAGCGGTCTATTTTGATTGTGATGCACATATGACTCCAACTGATTTTATGCCAGAAATGGTCTCATATTTAAAATCAAAAGGTGTAAAAATTTTAGCAAACGAAGAAGTAAAAGATGTTGTAGTTGTAAATGAAACAATTAAAAGTGTTATTACAAATAGAGCTCGTTATGAAGCCGATGAAATTGTTATGGCAGCAGGAAGTTGGTCCCCGTTATTATCAAAAAAACTCGGAATTAAAATTTTGATTCAGGCAGGAAAAGGATATCGCATTAATGTTGAAAGAGAAACCAATATTACGATTCCATCAATTTTATGCGAAGCAAATGTTGCGGTTACTCCAATGTCTGGTTTTACTCGTTTTGCAGGAACTATGGAAATTGGTGGAATCAATCATAAAATAAATCCAGTACGTGTAAATGCAATTGCAACTGCTGCTCAAAAATTTTACAACAATTTAGAAATTACCGAACAAGAAAAAAACGAGGCACAATGTGGATTGCGACCGTGTTCTCCAGATGGTTTGCCTTATATAGGAAAATCATCGAAATGTAAAAACTTAACCATTGCAGCTGGTCATGCAATGATGGGTTGGAGTTTGGGTCCGGCAACCGGAAAATTAGTTTCTGAAATTATTTCAGATAAAAAAACAAGCTTAGATTTGAACCCATTTCATCCAGATAGAAAATTTTAA
- a CDS encoding GNAT family N-acetyltransferase: MKPIVRLATKDDLPILDTFMDDLVNAERPMDATIKDGKVVYYDLENFITNDDAVLYVVEINDELVASGYAKVKPDSVYLKHNKHAYLGFMFVPEKHRGNGYNKLIIDALLIWSKTKNVHEIRLDVYSTNPSAIKAYEKVGFSKHMIQMRLDINDLEN, translated from the coding sequence ATGAAACCAATAGTTCGATTAGCAACAAAAGATGACTTGCCAATTTTAGACACATTTATGGATGATTTGGTAAATGCCGAACGGCCGATGGATGCGACTATAAAAGACGGTAAAGTTGTGTATTATGATTTAGAAAATTTCATCACCAATGATGATGCTGTTTTGTATGTTGTAGAAATTAATGACGAATTGGTTGCTTCTGGATATGCAAAGGTAAAACCAGACAGCGTTTATTTAAAACACAATAAACATGCGTATTTAGGTTTTATGTTTGTTCCAGAAAAACATCGAGGAAATGGGTATAATAAATTAATTATTGATGCATTATTAATCTGGAGTAAAACAAAAAACGTACATGAAATTCGTTTGGATGTATACAGTACAAATCCATCTGCAATTAAAGCGTATGAAAAAGTTGGTTTTTCAAAGCATATGATTCAAATGCGCTTGGATATTAACGATTTAGAGAATTAA